Within the Enterobacter bugandensis genome, the region GACAAAGGCACGCGCTGCGGCCGCCCCGCGAGAGAAACCGTACACATACAGCTTAATCCCCAACAGCTTTGGCTGCGTGGGGCTCGGTTGCTGCAACGCAGGACCCAGCAAAGGCTTCAGCTTTTTTAGCTCATCGGTAAACGTTTCGTAACGATTATGGCTCCCGGTTAAACCAAAGGAGGCCCACGACGTTGCCATTGCTTCAATGGCAGCACGTGTTGCACTATCCGAAAGTTTACTGCTATCGTCATTTTTAGCAGCTAAAGAACGTTTTAATGCGTCAATTATTCTCAGCAACGCCCAGTTAATTCTGTCCTCCCCCATTTTGGCAAAGGCCAGCCCCGAGGACGAATAATCAAGATCGTTTATTTCTGGGAAAGGTGTCCCGACGCCAGGGATATAATATTTATAATAGCTCCCCTTGAGACCAGAATCAGAATCGAGTAACCCGGCAGTGGAAGACACCCCACCAACAGTCCCATTGCCGATCGTGGCACGAAAAAGACGAGCGATATTGGTTGGATGTTTTGGGTCAGACAAATAGAGATCGTTGTTCAGGTTATTGCCGGTGCCATCAAAGAACAAACTAATATGAAGAGTTTTGCAGCAAGGCATATCTACCAGCTTGTTTTTAGCCTGACAGAGTTCATTGCGATAAGCACGCTCCAGACTTTCCTGCTGCCTGCAGTTTTTTCCAACCAGCACAGAATGCGACGGCAGACGTCCCTGTGCAGGAAACTCAGGCGGGTACCAGACCAGATCCGTGGTTACTTCGGACATACTTTCGGCTCCTTCATTTCCAGCGGTAGTTTGATCGGGTAGGACGGACTACCGTAGGTGAAACAACTGGTCGTTACCTTTACGTCATCGCAGGGTAAAAAATGCACCGTAATACCGCAGGTCTCCTGTCCTGTATAATCTGGCAGTGGTACTGTTTTGCTGTGTTGGCGTTTAAATGAATCCATTTTTTTCTGCCATTTTAAGTATTCATCCCAGTGGTCATAACCAGGAAAACCTTCTGTTCCTCCAACTCCTGTTTCCCAGTCGATTCTGACTGTCATTCCCGGTTTCCAGGCTGAAGGTACACCGTAACAGCATCCCCCGCCGCCCCCCTGAAATGGACCAATAATATCAATACCCGATTGACCGTTTACGCTGAAATGATTGATGGCCCATTTGGTATGGTTAATCGCTTCTATTGTTCCCGTACCACCGCTTTGCGTTTGCGCCTCAGCCTTTGGCTGACTGCATCCGGCCAGTAAGAAAACGCTCAGTAATACGCCTGAAATTGTTATCTTCATCCTTATTTCCCTTGTTTTGCGTCGTCCACTCTTACAGGTAAAATCATTTAGTTGTGCCGTCGGCTGACATAATTAAATCATTTCTGGTCCGGGATAGATTTCTGTTCAGGTTATGGTCGACAGGCTTTAAGCCTGCTGCCACGAGCAGGAAACTCAGGCGGGTACCAGACCAGATCCGTGGTTACTTCGGACATACTTTCGGCTCCTTCATTTCCAGCGGTAGTTTGATTGGATAATTAGCATTAGCAGGTGACCAGCAGCTGGTTGTTACCTTTACGTCATCACAGGGTAAAAAATGTACCGTAATACCGCAGGTCTCCTGTCCTGTATAATCGGGCAGTGGTACTGTTTTGCTGTGTTGGCGATGCTGATCCTTTATTTTTTTTGCCCATTCCAAAAAATTCTTTTCATCCTCATATCCGGGAAAATCATCTGAACTCCCGACTCCTGTTTCCCAGTCAATTCTGACCGTCATTCCTGGTTTCCAGACTGCCGGCACGCCGTAGCAGCAACCACCTCCGCCACCGTCAAAAGGCCCGATAGCATCTATGCCCGACTGACCGTTTACGCTGAAATGATTGATGGCCCATTTGGTATGGTTGATGGCTTTTATTGTTCCCGTACCACCGCTCTGCGTTTGCGCCTCAGCCTTTGGCTGACTGCATCCGGCCAGTAAGAAAACACCCAGTAATACGCCTGATATTGTTATCTTCATCCTTATTTTCCTTGTATTGCGTCGTCCACTCTTACACCTGCCGGACCTGAGCCGGAAATTCAGGCAGGTACCAGACCAAATCCGTGGTTACTTAGAACATACTTCCAGCACCTTCATTATCAAATTCCGGCATGCAATCGGGTCAAATAGTCGATCACCCAGGCATCACGTTCATCGTCGAACAATACGCCGGACTGGGTAGCGCTCACCATTCCCTCAAAGCACGCCCTGAATTCAGCCTCCTTTGAGGCAAACATCGTTGTCATTAGTAACTTCTGGTCAATAAAACGTTTTGCATCACATAAGCACATAAATTTTTCATATTGCTTATCACTGAAATCTACTTGCTTAGCGCGCTCGTCGCGCTTCGGGATTTTCCCGCTTCCTGTAAGCCATACCGACTGTCCATCACGATCCTGCCATCCCCAGCCTATTACGGGTCTTTTAAGTTGCTCCTGCTGTTCAGCGCCCAAAATATCCGTAAAAAGATAAGAAAAAATACGAGTATCCCAGAACCGAAAAACACCTTCTCTGCCTTCCTGGCGGGCATTAACAATTTCAGTAAGCCACTTACCTAATCCAGACAATGTCCATGGCGAACATATAATCAGTAAAGGTGACGTTGAGGATATTTCTTTTGCAAGCGCCTGGAGCCAGTTCCATTGTTGCAGATCGTCAAACATAACCCGCACCAGCAGAGGCGCATCTTCGGGATAAATATCCTCCGGTAAACCCTTATACAGCGACTGCCATTTTATCTCCGGAGAAAAGCCTAATAACGCCGGAATGACTGAATAATCCACACTACACTGATCAACAATGACATCGATATAGGTGTGTCCAATCTGCTGGCAAAGCCGTCGAGCGCTCTCCAGCAGGTTTTCAGAATATTCATTCAGCACTTATTAACTCTC harbors:
- a CDS encoding DUF3304 domain-containing protein, with protein sequence MKITISGVLLSVFLLAGCSQPKAEAQTQSGGTGTIEAINHTKWAINHFSVNGQSGIDIIGPFQGGGGGCCYGVPSAWKPGMTVRIDWETGVGGTEGFPGYDHWDEYLKWQKKMDSFKRQHSKTVPLPDYTGQETCGITVHFLPCDDVKVTTSCFTYGSPSYPIKLPLEMKEPKVCPK
- a CDS encoding DUF3304 domain-containing protein, which produces MKITISGVLLGVFLLAGCSQPKAEAQTQSGGTGTIKAINHTKWAINHFSVNGQSGIDAIGPFDGGGGGCCYGVPAVWKPGMTVRIDWETGVGSSDDFPGYEDEKNFLEWAKKIKDQHRQHSKTVPLPDYTGQETCGITVHFLPCDDVKVTTSCWSPANANYPIKLPLEMKEPKVCPK
- a CDS encoding DUF4123 domain-containing protein, giving the protein MLNEYSENLLESARRLCQQIGHTYIDVIVDQCSVDYSVIPALLGFSPEIKWQSLYKGLPEDIYPEDAPLLVRVMFDDLQQWNWLQALAKEISSTSPLLIICSPWTLSGLGKWLTEIVNARQEGREGVFRFWDTRIFSYLFTDILGAEQQEQLKRPVIGWGWQDRDGQSVWLTGSGKIPKRDERAKQVDFSDKQYEKFMCLCDAKRFIDQKLLMTTMFASKEAEFRACFEGMVSATQSGVLFDDERDAWVIDYLTRLHAGI